One segment of Panicum virgatum strain AP13 chromosome 3K, P.virgatum_v5, whole genome shotgun sequence DNA contains the following:
- the LOC120696551 gene encoding probable WRKY transcription factor 70 — MTLLVVGPQQGDDELQAQLRDLMLFFMPSPTTTKVDDDQSSSGGGTEGGQQPPASSSSSCCDGRRRRPRGSKRGRPQDDDSKSYNGGEQHLEPPRHKSCKTSCSRKQQNKQRRQKMSGGTSSLVTSVPDFDGYQWRKYGQKQIEGAIYARSYYRCTRSAEQGCPAKRTVQRNDDDGGAAAPKYTVVYMGEHTCTPNDDSMEAPPIILETTTVVPAVIKSTNNRRTPQDHHHDGTITVTSVAAPTSSSGGSYCSSSTSTNNTVTAGIDDSPAISDDITYWSRLFGVHDSWAPATAAALQEMEEDYFTGPIRSPVHIAAADACWTIEDHHLLLQQLASNDQHPTVSHFSF, encoded by the exons ATGACGCTACTAGTAGTAGGGCCGCAGCAGGGTGATGATGAGCTCCAGGCTCAGCTCCGCGACCTGATGCTCTTCTTCATGCcatctccgacgacgacgaaggTGGATGATGATCAGTCGTcgtccggcggcggcactgAAGGCGGACAGCAGCCTccagcgtcgtcgtcgtcgtcatgctGCGATGGGagacggcggcgcccgcgggggAGCAAGAGAGGCCGGCCTCAAGACGACGACAGCAAGTCGTACAATGGCGGCGAACAACACCTGGAGCCTCCTCGTCATAAATCCTGCAAAACAAG CTGCAGCAGGAAGCAGCAGAATAAGCAACGGCGGCAGAAGATGAGCGGCGGCACGTCGTCTCTCGTGACATCCGTGCCCGATTTCGATGGGTACCAATGGAGGAAGTACGGCCAGAAGCAAATAGAAGGTGCCATCTACGCTAG GAGTTACTACAGGTGCACCCGGAGCGCGGAGCAAGGCTGCCCGGCCAAACGGACGGTGCAGcgcaacgacgacgacggcggagcTGCGGCCCCAAAGTACACGGTGGTGTACATGGGGGAGCACACCTGCACGCCCAACGACGATTCCATGGAGGCGCCGCCGATCATCCTCGAGACCACCACCGTCGTCCCTGCAGTTATTAAGAGCACCAATAACAGGAGAACCCCTCAAGATCATCATCATGACGGCACCATTACTGTTACTAGTGTCGCCGCCCCAACATCATCATCAGGCGGCTCTTATTGTTCTAGCAGCACCAGCACCAATAACACCGTTACCGCCGGGATTGATGACTCTCCGGCGATCTCGGACGACATCACCTACTGGAGCAGGTTGTTCGGCGTCCATGACAGCTGGGCCCCAGCAACGGCTGCTGCGTTGCAGGAGATGGAAGAAGATTATTTCACCGGACCAATCCGGTCACCGGTGCACATCGCCGCAGCGGATGCTTGTTGGACGATTGAGGACCATCacttgctgctgcagcagctagCTAGTAATGATCAGCATCCTACTGTTTCCCATTTCTCTTTCTAG